The region TGATAAGGGAGAGGAGTGAGGCAAAGTGTAGAAGTGACTTAAAGTGTGAGAAGATTAGAAAGGGCTGCCGGATGCAGGAATCCTGGAGATGAGATTCTGCAGAAGAAGGTTTAAGAAAGTGAGTATAAGGCTGGGGTAGAGTGAGCGATATCTCTTCAGGCCTTGGTAACGAGGCTGGAAAGGAATTCTGTGACTAGCCCTTGGGGCCATGgagttatttgtatatcttcatgCTGAGCACAACGAACCACTGAAGGAGTATATAGAATCCCTCTGGCAATAGTAGAGGAAAACTTTCTTTGGAAGAGGTCAAGAACAAAGGAATGGGGGAAGAAAATCTTCAGGTAAGAGAATAATGGATATGGTGGGTGATAAAAGGGCTCCCATCCCCCGCCCCAGAGAGCCTAGTTTCTTCTGCTTCTGTGGTTTGTATCCATATTTTCGGTCTTTTTTCGTATTTTCAAATCGGCCTCCCGTTTCCCCATCTTCCCTGTAAGTAAACCTGGGGTTAAGATGATTTCCCGGAGGAGAATCCACACAGCCAGTGGCATGTGTAATGACTATCCTGGCGCCGTGGATGTGAGTTATCTTGAGTCAGGGAGTGTGTGCGGTGGGTCGGGCACCCGAGGGAAGACGGACTGGCCTCTGTCCCCATCAGAACTCCACGAAGTCGGGGGAAGACTCTCTGGCCGGCCAATCCCAACCAGTATCAGAAGAAGCTAGAGGGAAACAGCAGGCTTCTGGTGAACCAAAGTTGCAAAGAACTTCCATGAGCGGGACCAAACGCAAAAGATCTATGAAAGAAGACAAAGGTAAGAAGTCTCCAAGGCCTCGAATCTCATGTCCTTGGGCTTAAGAAGACCAAGGAACTTTTCGGAAGGAGTAGAACAAGTAGGAAAGAAAATTGGTCCTGTATTCTGAAAACCCTTCACTTCCTTTGGGGCCCAACTTACATCACGCCTCCCTGAAGCCTTCTTTCAGCCACCTCTGTTAAAACTGGTGTCTTCAGGTCTCCAAACTCTGACAATATATTTGGTTCTGATCATCATTTTGCCTTCACTCGCTGCTTAGTGTTAAGGATCTCAATGTGCAGTGATTTGGGTCCAGACTGCTATAAATTTGAAATCCCATCCTTGAAACTCCACCTTCTTTTTCTAAGAATTGAGGATAATACTTAACCTAGCTGGGTCGGACGGGGTGGGGTGCAGCCTCAGTTGTAATGTATATGGCATAATTAGGGTAATAATGCCCACATGATACCTGACTAGTGCACTCAGTAAAGCCTCACAACTGTTAGTGTCTTTATAGTTGTCTGTTCTGGAGGTGTGTCCTGGAAGTCTTTCCTGAACAGTTGAGTGTGTGAGAAAGCTGTGTGCAGTGAGACCAGAGCGCTGCCCTGAGTGGGGCGGGCGGACATAATCCTGAGAATGGGCGGTTGTGTGCAGCATTACCGAGTGGTTTATTTGGTTCTTTGGTGAGAGGACAAGGCACCACTGAGGATTTACGATGTCAGGTTTAAAATTCCTATCATTCCCCTGGATTGGAAGTAAGATCTCTAGTACAACTTCGCTGGAGTCTGTGGGTTTAGGTGCTCACAAAGGAGAAAGTAAGGGAGTTTCAGGAAGTAAAAACTGGAGATTCAGAAGTAGTCTGTCAGTCCCAGGTTTGAGGTTGTGTCCCTTGGAGGTTTCTGGGGTCTTTGGCAAGTCAGTAACTATACAATGGGGATTGGGCTGTGAGAACTGGAAGTTGTACTTGGACATTTTAAAAGGCTACACAAAAGTGAATTATTACTAATTTCATCCCGTTCTCCTCCAGCTTCTCATTCAGAAAAGAAGGCACAAGGCGATGGAAAAGTAAGACTTCGGAAGAAAATCCCAGTTCCTCCATTACCTTCTAAATTGCCACCGGCCAACATGCTTCACCGAGACGTCCTGCGGGCCTGGTGCCAACAACTAAAGCTGAGCACCAAAGGCCAGGTGAGGGTCCAGGGTTGGAGACTGTGCTCCTGGGAGGAGGGGTAGGATCCTTGCTTGATTGTTaactcatttttctcttgtcttaGAAACTAGATGTATATAAGAGAATCTGTGAATATGCTTACCCCGATCAGAAGGTAAGTGATTTGTAGGGATTTGACAGAGTGGAAGGTTTAGTTCTCATTCTAATTACCTATTTTAGCATCAGAAAGTCAGTGGAGTGATTGCCtcagcccctccttccctccttccactcCTTCTGAGGAGGAACAGCACACCCACCCCCCATCACCACCCCCttccacacacccccccccccccgccacttctCACAAGGTTGTGCGAAATCATAAAAATGAGACTGCACTTCTGACAGCACCTTAACCTTGTAAACCCTATTTGTAGAAGAACATTCCTGTCACCGCAGAGGAGGCCAAGATTCTCACACAGTCACAAAGAAGATCAAAGATGGACCAGGGGGAAATGTCTCTGGCAAGTTCTGGGAAAAGAATATCTTCTGATGGAACTTACCTTCCTGAAGTGGCTGCTTCCCCTGAGGGTGGGGCCCCTGCCCATGTTGGGTCTGATGCTCTCCTGGAGGGAGTCGATACTGTTGTTGTGACAACTTCGGCCCCAGATGCTGTGTTTGCCTCCTGGTCCAGAATTGCAGCCAGGGCTGGGAAGATGGAGACAGTGGAATCGCCCCAGGAGGCCCACGGTAAGCCCAGGATTGAGATCTGGTTCTGGTCCAGTTGAGGAAAATAAGCTGTTGATATTAACCTCCAATCAATTTTAGGGTATATCAAAATCAGCTGAAGGGTTGATGATTCCTGGGCCCTACCcacagtttctgattcagaaCTGAGGTAGGGCCtgggaattttcatttctaacaatttTTCAGCCAGTGCTGAGGATGCTAGTCTGGGGACCGCACTTTGAAAACGACTGCTGCAAATTATTGATGTCATCAGAAGGGAATGGCAATCTGTTTGGCtttatttctttcccctttaaggaattaaaagtaaaagcaGGCTCTAAAATCAACTGCCTGAGCTTAGGCCCTAGGATGTTCTAGCATCTGTTAAGTGAGTGACATTAACAAGTTGGTTAATATAGTTCCCAATTTTCTCCTCATAAAATAGGTTGATAATTCATCTACCTCATAATGCTGTAAGAATTATAGGACATAAAATTAAGAGAGACCATAAACTGGTTAGCACAGTACAATGCCTGTTGAGACCTCCAGTCTATTTCATGAAGGCCTTCCCAGACCACTCCGGTTTAGTCTTTCTATTGAAGGAAACCAGAATATGTCACCTGTcctaaagtgttttaaaatttataataaaaattgttttgaaccAATGGCAATTGAAGAGCAGCAAACCCAGGAAAAGGTCTCTTTTTACTGCCTCCAGGCAGGTTATAAATTCTCTTTTTGCTGGAGACAATCCACTGAGAGGTGGCACCAGAGAAACCTAAGGAACTTCTTAGTTCCTTCCCATATATTGACCTTCCCACCCCCAGGAGCCTAAAACTGCTTctgtttttc is a window of Zalophus californianus isolate mZalCal1 chromosome 1, mZalCal1.pri.v2, whole genome shotgun sequence DNA encoding:
- the DPPA4 gene encoding developmental pluripotency-associated protein 4 isoform X1 is translated as MEKAKGKKNSTKSGEDSLAGQSQPVSEEARGKQQASGEPKLQRTSMSGTKRKRSMKEDKASHSEKKAQGDGKVRLRKKIPVPPLPSKLPPANMLHRDVLRAWCQQLKLSTKGQKLDVYKRICEYAYPDQKKNIPVTAEEAKILTQSQRRSKMDQGEMSLASSGKRISSDGTYLPEVAASPEGGAPAHVGSDALLEGVDTVVVTTSAPDAVFASWSRIAARAGKMETVESPQEAHGVRWCVVHGRSLPADTEGWVHLQFHAGQAWVPEKRGRVCALFLLPACNFPPPHLEDNMLCPKCVRRNKVLMKSLQ
- the DPPA4 gene encoding developmental pluripotency-associated protein 4 isoform X2, whose amino-acid sequence is MEKAKGKKNSTKSGEDSLAGQSQPVSEEARGKQQASGEPKLQRTSMSGTKRKRSMKEDKASHSEKKAQGDGKVRLRKKIPVPPLPSKLPPANMLHRDVLRAWCQQLKLSTKGQKNIPVTAEEAKILTQSQRRSKMDQGEMSLASSGKRISSDGTYLPEVAASPEGGAPAHVGSDALLEGVDTVVVTTSAPDAVFASWSRIAARAGKMETVESPQEAHGVRWCVVHGRSLPADTEGWVHLQFHAGQAWVPEKRGRVCALFLLPACNFPPPHLEDNMLCPKCVRRNKVLMKSLQ